One segment of Dromaius novaehollandiae isolate bDroNov1 chromosome Z, bDroNov1.hap1, whole genome shotgun sequence DNA contains the following:
- the ALDH7A1 gene encoding alpha-aminoadipic semialdehyde dehydrogenase translates to MLGLRRAAAALLPSAAACARARAAGSMSALLVSQPRYAWLRELGLQEENPGVYNGRWGGSGEVVTTYCPANNEPIARVRQASLEDYEETVKKAKEAWKVWADVPAPKRGEIVRQIGDALRQKIKVLGSLVSLEMGKIFVEGVGEVQEYVDVCDYAVGLSRMIGGPILPSERPGHALIEQWNPVGLVGIITAFNFPVAVYGWNSAIAMICGNACIWKGAPTTSLISVAVTKIIAKVLEDNKVPGAICSLACGGAEIGTAMARDERMDLLSFTGSTKVGKQVALMVQERFGRSLLELGGNNAIIVFEDADLNLVIPSTLFAAVGTAGQRCTTARRLFLHESIHDEVVAKLAKAYAQVRIGDPWDSDTLYGPLHTKEAVKMYLDAVEQAKQQGGSVVCGGKVISRPGNYVEPTIVTGLPHNAPIVHTETFAPILYVLKFKAEEEVFTWNNEVKQGLSSSIFTKDLGRIFRWLGPKGSDCGIVNVNIPTSGAEIGGAFGGEKHTGGGRESGSDSWKLYMRRSTCTINYSKDLPLAQGIKFQ, encoded by the exons ATGCTGGggctgcgccgcgctgccgccgctctgctgcCATCAGCCGCGGCctgcgcccgcgcccgcgccgccggctccaTGTCGGCGCTGCTGGTCAGCCAGCCGCGGTACGCCTGGCTCCGCGAGCTGGGCCTGCAGGAGGAGAACCCGGGCGTCTACAACGGGCGCTGGGGCGGCAGCGGCGAG GTGGTCACGACGTACTGCCCTGCCAACAATGAGCCCATAGCCAGAGTGCGCCAG GCGAGTTTGGAGGACTATGAAGAAACAGTCAAGAAAGCTAAAGAGGCTTGGAAAGTCTGGGCTGAT GTTCCTGCACCTAAACGTGGAGAAATAGTGCGACAGATTGGTGATGCTCTGAGACAAAAAATCAAAGTTCTAGGAAGTTTG GTCTCTTTAGAAATGGGGAAGATTTTTGTTGAAGGTGTTGGGGAAGTGCAGGAGTACGTTGATGTCTGTGACTATGCTGTTGGTTTGTCTCGAATGATCGGTGGACCTATTTTGCCTTCAGAAA GACCTGGCCATGCCCTCATAGAGCAATGGAACCCTGTAGGGTTAGTAGGAATCATCACGGCCTTTAATTTCCCTGTAGCAGTTTATGGGTGGAACAGCGCAATTGCAATGATCTGTGGAAATGCTTGCATCTG gaaaGGCGCTCCTACAACTTCTCTCATTAGTGTGGCTGTTACAAA GATAATTGCCAAAGTCTTAGAGGATAACAAAGTGCCTGGAGCAATCTGTTCTCTGGCTTGTGGTGGAGCAGAAATTGG GACAGCAATGGCAAGAGATGAGCGAATGGACTTGCTGTCCTTCACTGGCAGCACGAAGGTGGGCAAGCAAGTAGCGCTTATGGTTCAGGAGAGATTTG GTCGAAGTCTGCTAGAACTGGGAGGAAACAATGCCATTATCG TGTTTGAAGATGCAGATCTGAACCTAGTCATCCCGTCTACTCTATTTGCTGCTGTGGGAACAGCGGGTCAGAGGTGTACAACAGCCAGAAGACTG TTCCTGCATGAAAGCATACATGATGAGGTGGTGGCAAAGCTTGCAAAGGCCTACGCTCAGGTCCGCATCGGTGATCCATGGGATT CTGACACTCTCTATGGGCCTCTTCATACCAAAGAAGCAGTGAAGATGTACCTTGATGCAGTAGAGCAAGCAAAACAACAAGGTGGCTCTGTGGTCTGTGGTGGGAAG GTTATCAGTCGCCCTGGCAACTATGTTGAACCAACCATTGTGACTGGCCTCCCTCATAATGCGCCCATTGTGCACACGGAGACGTTTGCCCCCATACTTTATGTACTCAAATTTAAG GCAGAAGAAGAGGTTTTTACTTGGAATAATGAAGTGAAGCAAGGTCTCTCCAGCAGCATCTTCACCAAGGATTTGGGCAGGATTTTCCGCTGGCTTGG GCCAAAGGGGTCTGACTGTGGCATTGTGAATGTCAACATCCCAACCAGTGGGGCTGAGATTGGAGGTGCTTTTG GTGGTGAAAAGCACACTGGTGGGGGAAGAGAATCTGGAAGTGATTCGTGGAAACTTTATATGAGACGGTCGACTTG TACAATCAACTACAGCAAGGACTTACCTTTGGCTCAAGGAATCAAGTTTCAATAA
- the PHAX gene encoding phosphorylated adapter RNA export protein, with product MALEAPRMEGDVEDGELSGSDSDMAGAGSPRDPQQKSHDGNNSVRPFQSIISSCAPSVPYRTTKSVDSSDESFSESDDDSCLWKRKRQKCSSLPPAKSEPFQFTQSQQKQTFPGGKKVNNIWGVVLQEQSQDAVATELGILGMDGSIDRSRQSETYNYLLAKKLMKEAQQKEAETLDKELDEYMHDEKKTLPGEEENGHGFLKRKRPVKDRLGERQEMNYKGRYEITEEDSEEKVADEIAYRLCEPKKDLIARVVKIIGKRKAIELLMETAEVEQNGGLFIVNGTRRRTPGGVYLNLLKNTPSIKEQQIKEIFYLENQKEYENKKAAKKRRIQVLGKKMKKAIKGLNLKEYDDASRETFASDTNEALASLDDLQEGHHEAKMEPEDVIEIDNAHDLEIF from the exons ATGGCGTTGGAGGCGCCGCGGATGGAGGGCGACGTGGAGGACGGGGAGCTCTCCGGCTCGGACTCTGATATGGCCGGGGCTGGCTCTCCCAGGGACCCGCAGCAG AAATCACATGATGGCAATAATTCAGTCAGACCTTTCCAGAGCATCATTTCATCCTGTGCGCCAAGTGTCCCTTATCGGACAACCAAAAGTGTGGACTCAAGTGATGAGAGCTTTTCTGAATCTGATGACGACAGCTGTCTGTGGAAGCGAAAACGGCAGAAATGTTCCAGCCTTCCTCCTGCTAAATCTGAGCCTTTTCAGTTTACCCagagccagcaaaagcaaactttTCCAGGCGGTAAGAAGGTCAACAATATCTGGGGTGTGGTGCTTCAGGAGCAGAGTCAGGATGCAGTGGCTACTGAACTTGGGATTCTAGGGATGGATGGTAGTATCGACAGAAGCAGGCAGTCTGAGACTTACAATTATTTATTGGCTAAAAAGCTAATGAAAGAAGCTCAGCAAAAGGAGGCAGAGACTTTAGATAAAGAGTTGGATGAATACATGCATGATGAGAAGAAAACATTGccaggagaagaagaaaatggacaTGGTTTTCTCAAACGGAAGCGGCCTGTGAAAGATAGATTAGgtgaaagacaagaaatgaatTATAAAGGAAGGTATGAGATAACAGAAGAAGATTCTGAGGAAAAAGTGGCAGATGAAATTGCTTATCG GCTTTGTGAACCAAAGAAAGATTTAATTGCCCGAGTAGTGAAAATAATTGGAAAGAGGAAGGCCATTGAACTGCTTATGGAAACAGCTGAAGTGGAACAAAATGGTGGACTGTTCATAGTG AATGGTACAAGAAGAAGAACACCAGGGGGAGTTTATTTAAACCTGCTGAAGAACACACCTAGCATCAAAGAACAACAAATCAAG gaaATCTTCTATCTGGAAAACCAAAAGGAGTATGAAAACAAAAAGGCTGCTAAGAAGAGGAGAATACAAGTTCtaggaaagaagatgaaaaaagcCATTAAAGGGCTTAACCTGAAAGAATATGATGATGCTTCTCGAGAGACTTTTGCTAGCGACACAAATGAGGCTCTGGCTTCTTTGGATGATTTACAGGAGGGACATCATGAAGCAAAGATGGAACCAGAAGATGTTATTGAGATTGATAATGCTCATGATTTGGAGATCTTTTAG